The sequence ggtATAACTCCAGGAttgttgtgggtttttttttttttttttttgcttttttagtcAGAGTGCTGACTTCAGGCTGTCACCTGAAACATTACGAATCAACGGGATTCTGCCTTCCAATGGGGATCTTCAGTTGCAGACAGAAAAGCTGGCTGCGCAGGTCAGATTTATAATGCAAACAATATGAATAGGCTCCGATTAAGAGATGTAAAATGAGGGGAAGCTGTAATCTCATCTCACCTGCAAGTGACGTCACATGCAGtgtcttacaaaaaaaaggcaaatattttctatccttttcaacttttatgtaaaacacaARCTGCATAAATTTTTAGTTGGAGTTTATGtgataggccaacacaaagtaccaCATGAASAAATGTTTCTGATTCATAACTCATTAGTCTCATTTGTTCTACACTGTTTTTCAGCTAAAGCCAGACAGCGTGGTGGAGGAGATTTCAGTTCGACAAGGGTGGATTTACTTTAAGCTAAACCGCAGTCTTCTCGCTGAGGTTTGTTTGCACTGATCTGACYCCCAGAGAGYCCAACGAAAAGTCTTGAATTCTTCTGATTGTCGCATTTCAaccttttctgtttcagaaactgctggAGCCATTTGGGAAAGGCGAGAATGATCATTTTGGGCTAAATAGTGAATTTTTTGAAACTCTGAAGAGAGGGACCATATTAGTGGAGTTCAGGTGGGTTTAGATTTATTGGTCTGATTAGAAGtatgttaatgtatttaaaagtgtattttaaaacGCAAACATTATGTGTTTCTTAGCTCcccaaatattgcaaaaaagtTTCACGCTGGGCATCTGCGCTCAACGATTATTGGTGAGTTTGAGAAATGTATCTTATTTCGCAtacatttctgcttcagcatAATACCCAGGAAAAAGCACTCGTAYAACTTGAATCTTTGAAACTTCAACTGGAATTTTACTGtactaacacaaagtagtgcRCAGTTGTGATGTGGATGGGAAATGAGACTTgggttttcaaaatattcacagctagtatgcgttttttttttaagttgaaagtGTTAGGTgatcattttgattaaaaaaatgtctttaaatctAACTTTTGCATGTATTCCCTCTTCAGGTAACTTCATTGCTAACCTGAAACAATTCCTCGGTAACAATGTTATCCGAATGAACTACCTGGGAGACTGGGGCATGCAGTTTGGTGAGTGTGTCGTTCCAAATACGTTCCTGGACgtgaattttgaattttgctACATGGCAAAACCACTAATGtgaactgaattaaactttCAGGCTTGTTGGGAGCTGGATTCAGCAGGTTTGGGTGCATggaaaaattaaaggaaaatccATTACAGCATTTGTTTGAGGTGGRcatcttcttttttctcttccaaataatttttagttCTGAATTTGAGTATATTTAGGTATTTGCTTGYTTTCATTCACAGTTTTTGGTTATAAAAGACAGCTGACTGCTGCCTGTTGTTTCATAGTACGATGGATTTCCTGGTTTTATTTGCTGTCTTTCTGTACTTCAGGTTTATGTTCAAGTGAACAAAGAAGCGGAGCACAGCGAGGATATCAAACTCGCAGCTAGAGACTTCTTTAGACAGCTGGAGCAGCATGAAAACCAGGCCATGTCATTATGGCAACAGTTCCGGGAGATCACAGTGAAAGAGTACCAGCATGTTTACAAGGTCAGTTCTCTCTCTGAAGCACAAACTCGTTGTGAAACATGAAAGCACACAGAggttattcagatttttattcatgtattttttgaAATCTCAACAGAGGTTAGGGATCCACTTTGATGTGTACAGCGGGGAGTCCTTTCACCAAGCCCAAACCCAGGAGGTGGTCCGGGAGCTGCAGAGCCGAGGTCTGCTGAAAACCTCAGAGTATGTAGACGCCTTCATTCATAACTACACTTGTGGCCTTTAGGAACTGATGCAAACGTATTagatttaagatttaattaCGCTTCTCCTGTTGTGCGCAGCTATAACGTCAGGATGCATTTATCAAGAGGGTCGCACTATTGTTAGCATATTACATCACCAAGGACTGATCTGGGGGTTATGCATAAAATTGGTCAGTTGTCATTACTCTTTAAGTTTTCATGACCTGGAAATGACCATGTTTGAACAAGAAGCGTGTAAAGAGACAGTTCTAATTGCTGAACATTTAGGTGTAAATgtatatgaatatttattggATGGACAACAAATAAGAWCCACACTGTTCAAAAATGCCTCAACTAagcatttgataaaaaaaacgaAGTCATTTTTCTCTGGTTTGTTAGAGACACAGATGTGCTGAGGCCAGCCCCCTGGTGGCAACTTGTATTAATGCGGTTCAGGGCAACAGCTGCCTAGGGTTCATTTTAAGTTCATGAAATACTTTTAGGTCTTATGTTCAGGTgtagataaataataataataatttttaaaactacttcTCCTGTTTTTTGTTGKKttttttttttttttagaaaaaaagccTAAGTCCTAAATATGTGCTAAaagctttacatttaatttaaacaatcGATGGTCAACATTTATTGCATGGTCATGTTTTCCTGAAACCTCACGATTGTGTTGTCTATTTTTAATGTAGATCActaaaaatgtttctagaaaGTAATTAAAGAGTTTTCTGATGATACTGTTTTCCTGTCTCTTCATTAAAGGTTCAAAATGGCATCTTAGTGATCGATTACAGGNNNNNNNNNNNNNNNNNNNNNNNNNNNNNNNNNNNNNNNNNNNNNNNNNNNNNNNNNNNNNNNNNNNNNNNNNNNNNNNNNNNNNNNNNNNNNNNNNNNNNNNNNNNNNNNNNNNNNNNNNNNNNNNNNNNNNNNNNNNNNNNNNNNNNNNNNNNNNNNNNNNNNNNNNNNNNNNNNNNNNNNNNNNNNNNNNNNNNNNNNNNNNNNNNNNNNNNNNNNNNNNNNNNNNNNNNNNNNNNNNNNNNNNNNNNNNNNNNNNNNNNNNNNNNNNNNNNNNNNNNNNNNNNNNNNNNNNNNNNNNNNNNNNNNNNNNNNNNNNNNNNNNNNNNNNNNNNNNNNNNNNNNNNNNNNNNNNNNNNNNNNNNNNNNNNNNNNNNNNNNNNNNNNNNNNNNNNNNNNNNNNNNNNNNNNNNNNNNNNNNNNNNNNNNNNNNNNNNNNNNNNNNNNNNNNNNNNNNNNNNNNNNNNNNNNNNNNNNNNNNNNNNNNNNNNNNNNNNNNNNNNNNNNNNNNNNNNNNNNNNNNNNNNNNNNNNNNNNNNNNNNNNNNNNNNNNNNNNNNNNNNNNNNNNNNNNNNNNNNNNNNNNNNNNNNNNNNNNNNNNNNNNNNNNNNNNNNNNNNNNNNNNNNNNNNNNNNNNNNNNNNNNNNNNNNNNNNNNNNNNNNNNNNNNNNNNNNNNNNNNNNNNNNNNNNNNNNNNNNNNNNNNNNNNNNNNNNNNNNNNNNNNNNNNNNNNNNNNNNNNNNNNNNNNNNNNNNNNNNNNNNNNNNNNNNNNNNNNNNNNNNNNNNNNNNNNNNNNNNNNNNNNNNNNNNNNNNNNNNNNNNNNNNNNNNNNNNNNNNNNNNNNNNNNNNNNNNNNNNNNNNNNNNNNNNNNNNNNNNNNNNNNNNNNNNNNNNNNNNNNNNNNNNNNNNNNNNNNNNNNNNNNNNNNNNNNNNNNNNNNNNNNNNNNNNNNNNNNNNNNNNNNNNNNNNNNNNNNNNNNNNNNNNNNNNNNNNNNNNNNNNNNNNNNNNNNNNNNNNNNNNNNNNNNNNNNNNNNNNNNNNNNNNNNNNNNNNNNNNNNNNNNNNNNNNNNNNNNNNNNNNNNNNNNNNNNNNNNNNNNNNNNNNNNNNNNNNNNNNNNNNNNNNNNNNNNNNNNNNNNNNNNNNNNNNNNNNNNNNNNNNNNNNNNNNNNNNNNNNNNNNNNNNNNNNNNNNNNNNNNNNNNNNNNNNNNNNNNNNNNNNNNNNNNNNNNNNNNNNNNNNNNNNNNNNNNNNNNNNNNNNNNNNNNNNNNNNNNNNNNNNNNNNNNNNNNNNNNNNNNNNNNNNNNNNNNNNNNNNNNNNNNNNNNNNNNNNNNNNNNNNNNNNNNNNNNNNNNNNNNNNNNNNNNNNNNNNNNNNNNNNNNNNNNNNNNNNGTTTTTTGAAGTCTGGATAAgtatggaaaaaagaaaatgtagttgCCACAATTGTCCTTGAACCAAATCTAGTGAAAGTCCAAAACAAGTTATTTTACRAAAGATGGCAAACTTTGCGTATTGTACTTTAAACAACTTGCATTTATAGCTGGATAAAGTGTTTTTTCAGTTGTGCTCTATCATGATTTGTATAATCTCCAGAAGACGACAATTTAAGAAGTTCAAGGTGAAAATTGTGCACTCGCATGTGCAGAATGTTGTAAGAACTGCTAGAAAAAACTAGAAATTTGAGCCTGGAAAACTATAgaaatttgaaatgcaaaagtgcagaaaacaaacttttgattACTAGTTTAACAAAGTGTTTAGTTTACTGGGAGTCATGCAAAACTTGATTTTCACGAATAGTCAGTTGTGTGAGGAGATCTTAAACTACCAACTCACATTTTCCACCTGTATAACTACCATTTAATTCTCCTGGttaatctgtttgtttgttttttcagacagACAAAAGCCAGGAGAATCACTTCAACCAGTTGTTCCAGATTCTTCGGACAATGGGGAATTCTTGGGCWGAAAGGTAATAACTGTGTGCTTCAACTTGACACCTGCAGATGTTCAGAACATGCTCYGCCTTTGGCAAGAAAGCCAAGAGGAATGACAACAAGATGACCTGGAAATGAATTACTTAATCCCAGAATGCCCCGACTTTATAGAATCACATCTGAAGTTGATTATGAGTggcttcagaaatgtttcataaagACTGACACAAAACAGTAACATTATTGCCTGTAAGCAAATCGGTGAGAAACACTTTATTCCTATTACATGACTGCTTCTCCATATACCACTATAACCTCAAGTTAACAGCTGTTTATYATTCAGTGTCATTATATTCTAGTAAATAGCTTAAGCTCTTTAAATAGTGAGCTTCCTTAATTTAATTGATATTTATGTTGCTGTATCTTGTATAACAATTCAACagctttaaatttgaatttatatTTCGGTGCGGTTGTGTTATCAGGTGTCGGCATGTGTCCTTCGGCCTGGTGCAGGGCATGAAGACCAGGACGGGTGAGGTGGTGTTTCTGGAGGATGTGCTGGACGAAGCTCGGGCCAGGATGCTCCACAATATGAAACAATCAAATAGTAAAGACGTCCACATTTAAGAAATGTAGCATTTCAGGTCTTTAGCTGCTGTCAAATATTGCTACATGCTTGAATCTCAGTACTTAAacgtgtaaaataaaaagaaaagaatactGCTGCAGCACAAGATCACTaatctagttaaaaaaaaaWAATTTTTTAGTATATTCTAGTTATAATKAatctctgcatgtttttatataatctAACTTGGTCTGCATGGTACTGAAGTGCAGCCTTCTGACAGTCTTACAGAACTAGTCTGCAGAACTAATTTCAGTTAAACTAGTAACAGATTGTTTTCTAATCTATGCTGTCTGCACGTGCTCTAAttgctggcaaaaaaaatacaattaaaatagagaacataaaaaaaagtgtctcatTTTTCCACCACTAACTGACAAACATAGCAGACTACTGGCAGACTCACTCTGAAAATGCATTGGTCAGGTTAATCTTGGGAATGACGGTttagaaattctttaatctgaCTTGCTGTGGGGTTAATGTGGCAATAAAAAAGTATGTTCTYttaaaatacaaacaatgatGACCAGAATGAGAAACTTGTCATCATTTAGTAGTAGTTAGTGAAATAGTTTGAGGCAGTAACACCCAGAATCAATCTTTCCACAGCAACAAAGGAACTGGAAAACCCAGACGACACAGCAGAGAAAGTGGGAATCAGTGCATTAATAGTCCAGGTGAAGCATCACaacagattttcacaaaatccCACGAGTTGTTTTGCTTGTTgacaggaaaataattttttctccactgttgttttatcaggattttaaaGGTCCCCTTCAGTCTGATTATAAATTTGACTGGGATCTGATGCTGCAGGCTCAAGGCGACACCGGCGTCTTCTTGCAGTACACACAYGCCCGACTCTGCAGGTAAGCATGAGTTGCCATAAAGATTTAGGCATGGTTATTTATAGCAGTATGATTCATATTATGGCTTACAGATGATTACACAAACTTGatcacaaaaaagttattttgtataATCATAGGAAAGACTCCTGACTTGAATTCAGCAAATCCTGTCCATACCCTTCATTTCAGAGTAAAACACAAAGCATAATTGCTAAAGAAAGCTGACTGTATTAAAGGATATTAATTGAatgtttagtggaaggaaaaagtgcWGTAATGTCCCAGAGTTTGGATGGAGAGGCACAGAATTGAAGTTTCCACGTTCAGTAATGATTGATAGACCTACTTTAACTGCTGCTGTTGGTGCAGTTTCAGAGTGTTCAATAGGCTGAGCACCTCCATGTCCTGCTGCATTGATGCAGTTATGTAATCCAAAGGAACCCACAACCAAAGGATTTACTGTATATTTGTTTGATTATAAATCTTCTAATTGATCTTGTGAAGTATTCCAACTTTCCAAGAAACCTCATACCCATAATCATCAAATTAACAGCAgtaaatgcttgaaatatacAAATCTKTGTGTAATGAATCCATCCGTAGTTTTGGAAAAACGGGAATAACAGGACGAACAAGATAAGTCGATAATACAAACTGTAATGTTTTGGCAGTCTAATGCAGAGGAATGAAGGAGTGGAGGCAGCTGCGTTCAACCCGTCCTGCCTGT is a genomic window of Poecilia reticulata strain Guanapo linkage group LG21, Guppy_female_1.0+MT, whole genome shotgun sequence containing:
- the rars2 gene encoding putative arginine--tRNA ligase, mitochondrial; protein product: MACFFRRKIAAKLAKTLQQSEDVFVPALTAAPVLKKHQSADFRLSPETLRINGILPSNGDLQLQTEKLAAQLKPDSVVEEISVRQGWIYFKLNRSLLAEKLLEPFGKGENDHFGLNSEFFETLKRGTILVEFSSPNIAKKFHAGHLRSTIIGNFIANLKQFLGNNVIRMNYLGDWGMQFGLLGAGFSRFGCMEKLKENPLQHLFEVYVQVNKEAEHSEDIKLAARDFFRQLEQHENQAMSLWQQFREITVKEYQHVYKRLGIHFDVYSGESFHQAQTQEVVRELQSRGLLKTSDQTDKSQENHFNQLFQILRTMGNSWAERCRHVSFGLVQGMKTRTGEVVFLEDVLDEARARMLHNMKQSNTTKELENPDDTAEKVGISALIVQDFKGPLQSDYKFDWDLMLQAQGDTGVFLQYTHARLCSLMQRNEGVEAAAFNPSCLCERTGVDILQHLLRYDEVLXQSDQDLQPKHLVSFLLKLSRFIASAHRELPVKGSPPDVAQARLRLFSAARSVLASGMRILGITPVQKM